One window of the Rhodococcus sovatensis genome contains the following:
- a CDS encoding WcbI family polysaccharide biosynthesis putative acetyltransferase — translation METTEYYSERRPVSVGEIDGRTRHYGEFYGIDEPADDRPVLLVWGNCQAEALRIVLSSCSDLPYRTLRVPPVHELTRTDMPFVEHAANSAAVFASQPIRAGYRGLPIGTADMLGRPRSQQKSIVWPVIRYGGLYPFQVIVRHPSDPSAVPPGVPYHDLRTVISVVEARTEFDEWAVDIASERLRAAAEWSVEQLSMRERRDCDVGISDVLLGLGDKAAHTINHPGNEVLGELGSRILGALGCADPVLPQRELLGNIRAPLEARIIDALKLDARVREAWCVDGESVGQKSIYAAQTRWYQIHPEFVDAALSRYAELIDILGLTS, via the coding sequence TTGGAGACAACCGAATACTACAGCGAACGTCGACCAGTCTCCGTTGGAGAGATCGACGGACGAACACGGCACTACGGCGAGTTCTACGGAATCGATGAGCCCGCCGACGACCGTCCGGTCCTTCTGGTCTGGGGAAACTGCCAGGCCGAGGCACTGCGAATTGTGCTGTCGAGCTGTTCTGACCTGCCGTACCGCACGCTGCGAGTCCCCCCGGTCCACGAGCTGACGCGAACGGACATGCCGTTTGTCGAGCATGCAGCGAACTCGGCGGCCGTGTTCGCCTCGCAACCCATTCGAGCGGGGTATCGGGGGTTACCCATCGGGACCGCCGACATGCTCGGACGGCCCCGGTCACAGCAGAAGAGCATCGTGTGGCCGGTGATCCGCTACGGCGGTCTCTATCCGTTCCAAGTCATCGTGCGGCACCCGTCCGATCCCTCCGCGGTGCCTCCCGGCGTCCCGTATCACGACCTTCGAACTGTGATCAGTGTGGTCGAGGCCCGGACAGAGTTCGACGAATGGGCTGTGGACATAGCGTCGGAGCGGCTGCGTGCGGCTGCCGAGTGGAGCGTGGAACAACTAAGCATGCGCGAACGCCGCGACTGTGATGTGGGGATCTCGGATGTGCTGCTCGGACTCGGAGACAAGGCGGCGCACACGATCAACCACCCGGGGAACGAGGTGCTGGGCGAGCTCGGTAGCCGCATTCTCGGGGCGCTGGGGTGCGCCGACCCGGTTCTTCCGCAGCGGGAACTGCTCGGCAACATTCGGGCACCGTTGGAAGCTCGGATCATCGATGCGTTGAAGCTCGATGCGCGAGTACGCGAGGCGTGGTGTGTCGACGGCGAATCGGTCGGTCAGAAATCCATCTATGCCGCCCAGACGCGTTGGTACCAAATTCATCCCGAATTCGTCGATGCAGCGCTGTCGCGATACGCAGAACTGATCGACATACTGGGACTGACATCGTGA